The Solenopsis invicta isolate M01_SB chromosome 12, UNIL_Sinv_3.0, whole genome shotgun sequence DNA window AGACGCACTGTCAGTCCGTGTGACAGTATCCCAGCAACACGAAACCACCACGAAGCGGACGGTCCTGTCTGACGCGGCTCGCTTGTTTGACCCGCTGGGGTGGGTCGCACCTGTTCTAATATTCGCCCGGGTCTTCATGCAGGATCTGTGGCTTGCCAGCCACGACTGGGACGACCCGCTTCCCCTTGAGTTGGCGGACGCTTGGAGAGTCTTCACTGCTTCCCTGCCGGGACTGTCGGCTTTGAGAGTCCCACGCTGGCTGCAGCGTGACCCGGGGGACGAGGTGGAGCTCCGTGGGTTCTCCGATGCATCGGAGAGAGCCTACGCGGCGGCGGTCTACGCTCGGGTCACCAGGCGAGACGGCCGGGTAAGGGTGACCTTGCTGACGGCCAGAGCCAAGGTGGCTCCCGTCAAGACGCAGAGCGTGCCCCGCTTGGAGCTCTGCGGGGCTGTCCTGGTGGCACGGCTGCTCCGCCGGGTGGCGCGCGAGCTGGACATGGAGGATGCACCGATCGTGGCCTGGACAGATGCGAGGGTCGTCCTGTGCTGGTTGCGCTCTCATGCGTCGCGCTGGCGACCATTTGTAGCGCATCGAGTGACGGAGGTGCAAAATCTTGTGCCGGGCGAGCGATGGAGGCATGTCCCCACGACTTCCAATCCAGCAGACCTGGCAACCAGGGGGATTCCGGTCTCGGAGCTCCTTGGACTGGACCTGTGGTGGAGGGGTCCTGAGTGGCTGCGGGGACCACCCGCCTCATGGCCCGCGGTGGGTGACCTTGCCACTCGccaagaagaagaggaaagaaggGCGGTGCATTTAGCCGCTCCAGGAAATAAGGAGGACCTCCTCGAGGAGAGGTTCTCGTCGCTGACGCGGCTTGTACGCGTAGTGGCGTATTGCTGCAGATTTTATCGGAGCGCCCGAGGCATACTCAAGCAAGACGGGTTCTTGACGAGCGCTGAGTTGGAGGCTAGTCTAGGTTGGTGAGACTGGCGCAGAGAAGAGAGTTTCCGGGGGACTTGGAGGCGCTTACGGCGGGCGGCCCGCTGCCGACCGGTTCGTCGCTGCGAGCCTTGAGTCCGTTCCTGGACAAGGATGGATCCTTGCGAGTGGGCGGTAGACTTCAATCCGCTCAGCTGCCCTTCCCGGAGAAGCACCCTCTGATTCTTCCAAAGGAGGGTTCTCTCACCGAGCTGGTCCTTCGCAACGCGCACACCGCTACCTTGCATGGGGGCCCTCAACTCATGCGGAGCTATCTCCTCCGCCGGTTCTGGGTCGTGGGGGTGGCCACTCGAGTGCGAAGGATCGCCCGAGAGTGCGTGCGCTGTGCCCGTTGCCGTGCGGAAACGGCACAACAGAGGATGGGCCAGCTGCCTCCCGAACGCGTGCGTCCCTCCAGGCCCTTTGCATCGGCGGGAGTCGACTACGCCGGTCCCCTGCGTATCCGGGCTCACAAGGGACGAGGAAACATCTCTAGCAAGGGCTATATCTGTCTCTTTGTTTGTCTAGCCACCCGAGCGGTTCACCTGGAGTCCGTGTCGGACCTGTCGGCGTCGGCTTTCATTGCGGCGTTCCGCCGATTCACAGCGCGTCGGGGTCGTTGTCGCCTGCTGCTTAGCGATAATGCCACCAACTTTCGAGGAGCTGACGCTGAACTGAGGGCTAGATTTCGGGCCGCCTCTGAATTCTATAAGGAGGCCGGCGAGGTGCTGGCCAACGACGGGACCGAATGGAGGTTCATTCCGCCTCAGGCTCCTCACTTTGGGGGACTCTGGGAAGCGGGAGTTCGTTCGGTCAAGCATCACCTGCGCCGCGTCATCGGGGATCATGCCCTGACCTATGAGGAGACGGCGACACTGTTGTGTCAGATTGAGGCCTGTCTCAATTCAAGGCCGCTAAGTCCATTGAGCACGGACGCGGCGGATCTGGTGGCGTTAACGCCTGGCCACTTCCTGGTGGGTGAGGCGCTCGGGAATATACCGGAGGTCCCCGAGTCCGATCTTCATCCCACGTCGCGCTGGCGGTTGATCTCCGCAATCAAGGAATCCTTTTGGAGGCGGTGGCACG harbors:
- the LOC120359084 gene encoding uncharacterized protein LOC120359084 encodes the protein MRPDIRQGELGSPSAHLSAFGWILTGAVDSGEKAAFAAHTVSVLLAQPVDELTTVLKRLWELEEVAAQRVPTPDEDQAEEHFQRTHFRDASGRYVVRLPCRPDRLKRLGESRSAALSMLLSSERRLARKPELQKRYIDFMVEYLALDHMNPVLADAPSRSVSYYLPHHAVFRAGEATGKIRVVFNASFKTTSGYSLNDCLLPGPRLQSDLWVILTRWQGFKVGFMADIVKMFRQIRVNPADMDLQRILWRADPTERVREFQLRTVTYGTTAAPFLAIRTLQQLANDEAARFPLGATALLRHSYVDDILAGGSDLSATREIQRQLVALLRAGGFSLDKWASNTRELLPRASPEEALLPAFDAVSALGIVWHLDEDALSVRVTVSQQHETTTKRTVLSDAARLFDPLGWVAPVLIFARVFMQDLWLASHDWDDPLPLELADAWRVFTASLPGLSALRVPRWLQRDPGDEVELRGFSDASERAYAAAVYARVTRRDGRVRVTLLTARAKVAPVKTQSVPRLELCGAVLVARLLRRVARELDMEDAPIVAWTDARVVLCWLRSHASRWRPFVAHRVTEVQNLVPGERWRHVPTTSNPADLATRGIPVSELLGLDLWWRGPEWLRGPPASWPAVGDLATRQEEEERRAVHLAAPGNKEDLLEERFSSLTRLRREFPGDLEALTAGGPLPTGSSLRALSPFLDKDGSLRVGGRLQSAQLPFPEKHPLILPKEGSLTELVLRNAHTATLHGGPQLMRSYLLRRFWVVGVATRVRRIARECVRCARCRAETAQQRMGQLPPERVRPSRPFASAGVDYAGPLRIRAHKGRGNISSKGYICLFVCLATRAVHLESVSDLSASAFIAAFRRFTARRGRCRLLLSDNATNFRGADAELRARFRAASEFYKEAGEVLANDGTEWRFIPPQAPHFGGLWEAGVRSVKHHLRRVIGDHALTYEETATLLCQIEACLNSRPLSPLSTDAADLVALTPGHFLVGEALGNIPEVPESDLHPTSRWRLISAIKESFWRRWHEEYLHLLQQRSKWTLERTNLTPGMMVLVRDELLPPTKWPLARVTRVFPGPDGCVRVATVRTAATELTRPITKICPLPLTTDRRPLGGLDQAT